AACGGTATCCCTTGAACTTATCGAACTTATTGTTCGTTCTAACACTAGTCAACCCATCACTAAACTTCGATTAGGAGAATCGAAACAAATTGTCGACGATTTAAAAGATCTTTTTCATAGTAAAGAAGGCAGTGATGTTGTTCTAATTGTGGGAGATAAGAAAATTCCAGCTCACAAAACTTTGCTGGTGAGTCGAAGCCCTGTATTTTCTGCAATGTTTAAACATAAGCTGAAAGAAAACCAAGAAAATGAAGTAGACATTCCTGATATGGATCCTGATATTTGTGAGAAACTgttagaatttatttatacggACAATGTGACTgattttgatcaattttttgaaCGTTTATACGAACCGGCAGATAAATATCAGATACCAGCTCTTAAAAAGGTATGCGAAGAATTACTTTATAAGAACGTAAATGTTGAAAATGCCGTTCAATATCTCGTTTTACTTGACCGTCATAATGCTGgtgaagaattttttaactatataCTTGATTTCATCGCAATCAATTCCAAGAAAATTATCGAAACCCCAGAATTTAAAGCCTTGGAAAAAACTAATACAGAATTATTAATGACTATAGTAACGAAAATTTGCagtagcaaataaaaaaacaagtacacatttaaattttttaaaactttaatcaaataaagtcataaatttaaaaatgaatttttgaattcttttatttCTGGGTAATCCAATACCACAACATATACTggatgtttttaaatttattactgtcAGTTATTATCCATAAATTTGACCttaattaaaatcttatttttacttttttataattattctcattttaataataatatttactataataatatGATTGTATCAATTATTCcaatg
This genomic interval from Microplitis mediator isolate UGA2020A chromosome 2, iyMicMedi2.1, whole genome shotgun sequence contains the following:
- the LOC130663133 gene encoding speckle-type POZ protein-like — translated: MLTMSLNQPITKLRLGESKQIVDDLKDLFHSKEGSDVVLIVGDKKIPAHKTLLVSRSPVFSAMFKHKLKENQENEVDIPDMDPDICEKLLEFIYTDNVTDFDQFFERLYEPADKYQIPALKKVCEELLYKNVNVENAVQYLVLLDRHNAGEEFFNYILDFIAINSKKIIETPEFKALEKTNTELLMTIVTKICSSK